A region from the Neurospora crassa OR74A linkage group V, whole genome shotgun sequence genome encodes:
- a CDS encoding mitochondrial GTPase — MFRHAIRRAAIHRPGGSRVTSCALRSWQQQPTSCLIRIARSYHEFGRRASAFDAVSGSKGQGGNPRDSTLPFLTNDTIYALSSGSGRAGIAVIRISGPGCLDVYNSLCPTKLIPKPRYAAVRTLTEPTEPGNDVSSPSAANANNVLDTDALVLYFPGPKTVTGEDVLELHVHGGPATVKAVLSAIPKSTSSSTIRYAEQGEFTKRAFLNNRLDLAQVEALGDTLSAETEQQRRAAIRGTSGVLGKTYESWREQLLLARGEIEALIDFSEDQHFDESPTELLRNVTRLVKEILHSIKLHELGSQRSELLRNGIRIALLGPPNVGKSSLMNLIVGREASIVSSEAGTTRDIVEASLDIRGYLCSFADTAGIRTRSSLLPAEEKEASIGKIEEEGIRRARQKALDSDVIIVLASVEPHPNGVEGYRLNYDLSTLDLASSAPESLLVINKSETVPPSVLAQLIQSFKTDVLSTALPEDSPLRSQDPILISCRTAEQRSGGVDDTDPGKIHHLISRLSSSFAELTAIPQDMEHLLGVTARQNELLGQCRDALEDFMAEANPNPNPAIGEGGITGEEVEADIVLAAEHLRVAAGRLAAITGKGEAGDVEEVLGVIFEKFCVGK, encoded by the exons ATGTTCCGCCATGCGATAAGACGAGCTGCTATCCACCGACCGGGAGGCTCTCGAGTCACTTCTTGTGCACTACGAtcatggcagcagcagccaacaTCATGTCTTATCCGCATAGCAAGAAGCTATCATGAGTTTGGCCGTAGGGCGTCTGCCTTTGACGCCGTCTCTGGGAGTAAGGGTCAAGGTGGGAATCCTAGAGACTCGACTCTGCCCTTTCTCACCAACGACACCATCTATGCCCTTTCATCAGGGTCAGGAAGAGCTGGCATAGCCGTAATCCGTATTTCTGGACCCGGATGTCTTGAT GTCTACAACTCACTATGTCCCACCAAACTCATCCCCAAACCCAGATACGCCGCCGTGCGCACCCTGACCGAGCCCACCGAACCCGGCAACGATgtctcatcaccatcagcaGCTAACGCCAACAACGTCCTCGACACCGACGCTCTGGTCCTGTACTTCCCCGGTCCCAAAACCGTCACAGGCGAGGACGTCCTCGAGCTGCACGTGCACGGCGGCCCAGCCACCGTCAAGGCCGTTCTCTCCGCCATTCCCAAGTCCACTTCATCGAGTACCATCCGCTACGCCGAGCAAGGCGAGTTCACCAAGCGTGCCTTCCTCAACAACCGACTAGACCTCGCCCAAGTCGAAGCGCTCGGCGACACTCTCTCCGCGGAAAccgagcagcagcggcgggcCGCCATCCGCGGCACCTCGGGAGTGTTGGGCAAGACGTACGAGTCCTGGCGTGAGCAGCTACTCCTGGCCCGGGGCGAGATCGAAGCCCTGATCGACTTTAGCGAAGACCAGCACTTTGACGAGTCGCCTACCGAGCTGCTGAGGAACGTGACCCGTCTCGTCAAAGAGATTTTGCATTCCATCAAGCTGCACGAGCTGGGCAGCCAGCGGAGTGAATTGCTTCGCAACGGCATCCGCATCGCCCTGCTTGGTCCACCCAATGTGGGAAAGAGCAGCTTGATGAACTTGATCGTTGGAAGGGAGGCGAGCATTGTGTCTTCTGAGGCGGGAACGACCAGAGATATAGTGGAAGCTAGTTTGGATATTCGTGGGTATCTGTGTTCGTTTGCCGACACGGCGGGGATTCGCACCCGCTCGTCGCTTTTGCCTgctgaagagaaggaggcgtCGATCGGCAAGATCGAAGAGGAGGGTATCCGTCGGGCAAGACAAAAGGCTCTGGACTCCGATGTCATTATCGTTCTGGCTTCTGTCGAACCCCATCCCAACGGAGTCGAAGGCTACCGTCTAAACTACGATCTCTCAACCCTCGACCTCGCCTCGTCCGCACCAGAATCTCTCCTAGTGATCAACAAATCCGAGACGGTCCCTCCCTCCGTCCTGGCTCAATTAATCCAGTCCTTCAAAACCGACGTCCTCTCTACTGCTCTTCCTGAAGACTCTCCCCTCAGATCCCAAGACCCGATTTTGATCTCCTGCCGAACCGCCGAGCAACGCTCCGGGGGCGTTGACGACACAGACCCAGGCAAAATTCACCACCTAATTTCCcgcctctcctcttccttcgcTGAGCTGACTGCCATTCCGCAAGACATGGAGCACTTGCTGGGCGTCACGGCGAGGCAGAATGAGTTGCTTGGGCAATGTAGAGATGCGCTGGAGGATTTCATGGCTGAGGCGAACCCGAATCCGAACCCGGCTATTGGCGAAGGGGGTATTACtggagaggaggtggaagcGGATATCGTGCTGGCAGCGGAACACTTGAGGGTGGCGGCGGGGAGGCTGGCTGCCATCACGGGGAAGGGAGAGGCGGGggatgtggaggaggtgttggggGTTATTTTTGAAAAGTTTTGCGTTGGAAAGTAG
- the dim-7 gene encoding defective in methylation-7 protein, giving the protein MAGPGRPRRRRGSSASIDSTDDRRRRWTRELAILKPVTPGTSDDLWPYFAVLTDATIYQKDGKTLANPLHVDLEGPFIVRGKLEPVEDGDDEARECFHKPYNKATYIEISRSERYSIGYEPNTLWVSGASGWFEIIPSRKYETMYNEVMEAITLYYGIMGPYEEHKRLLKKADKKKRKDVKPPSLDEIFFSYALTAGDGAVTVKEEVEARCLKWAQFLLAHFPKESEIRWQDTGFAAWLQSARPDLQKKISDVAAGLLTKPAAEPEGLLARDDHSPQPQSLAIREPPKGGRTTRTSRQASELSDQRSDKGKGIARDSPVETPIPAPVSNRHLSSSSPRPRASPAVITGSDDLPDDPVDRLIVLLGEVAQRIDIKTVKMSKINSDLFYNCRIKYYNAARELCEHFAKDLLERLPPMWDNTPYRAWLEDVVENGRPAPVEFVVEDIPQYLTRRTRRQTHISRLSSALGPTPSVEAESKDEVRAGKQPRVGRPSGKVATLRVAGSKRLASDMIDEDELPPRRGRKALKRTVRVEEDEDSDANSVIIDMTDNTGVIPKDAVRIVVQAERLPTMSPAGPNGTWTCDQEGCNYVVRSADEPEGQDLISKHFKDHEEQAQKINLAMEESKAGHLPINHLLDKIQAMGKNALAKKRGSLNGEPLPLPIKRRLLI; this is encoded by the exons ATGGCCGGACCAGGGCGCCCACGGCGCAGAAGAGGCTCTAGCGCATCCATCGACTCGACCGACGATAGGCGCCGGCGATGGACAAGAGAGTTGGCGATCCTTAAGCCGGTCACCCCAGGCACGTCGGATGACCTGTGGCCATATTTTGCCGTGTTGACGGATGCCACTATTTACCAAAAGGACGGAAAGACGCTGGCAAACCCGTTACATGTCGATCTCGAGGGGCCATTTATCGTACGCGGAAAACTTGAACCGGTGGAAGACGGTGACGACGAAGCTCGCGAATGCT TCCACAAGCCTTACAACAAAGCGACGTATATCGAAATCTCTAGATCGGAACGATACTCGATCGGATATGAACCTAACACCCTTTGGGTTTCTGGCGCATCGGGATGGTTCGAAATCATTCCCTCGAGGAAATACGAAACCATGTACAACGAGGTGATGGAGGCAATCACCCTATACTATGGCATCATGGGTCCGTACGAGGAGCACAAGAGGCTGCTAAAGAAggccgacaagaagaagcgcaaggaTGTAAAGCCACCATCTTTGGACGAAATCTTCTTTTCATACGCGCTGACGGCAGGAGATGGAGCTGTCACGGTGAAAGAAGAAGTCGAGGCCCGATGTCTGAAGTGGGCACAGTTTCTGTTAGCTCATTTTCCCAAGGAATCCGAGATCAGATGGCAGGACACCGGGTTTGCCGCTTGGCTGCAATCAGCCCGCCCAGACCTTCAAAAGAAGATCAGCGACGTCGCTGCTGGATTGCTCACCAAGCCAGCTGCTGAGCCGGAAGGTTTACTTGCGCGGGACGATCACTCGCCTCAACCCCAAAGCTTAGCGATTCGTGAACCACCGAAAGGCGGCAGGACGACCAGGACCAGTCGACAGGCTAGTGAGCTGTCAGACCAACGCTCAGACAAAGGGAAGGGTATAGCCAGAGACAGCCCTGTGGAAACTCCGATCCCAGCCCCAGTGTCAAACCGACACCTATCTTCAAGTTCCCCTCGCCCTCGGGCGTCGCCCGCCGTCATCACTGGTAGTGACGACCTTCCCGATGACCCAGTCGACAGGCTCATCGTTCTGTTGGGAGAAGTTGCCCAACGTATTGACATCAAGACGGTGAAAATGTCAAAAATCAATTCGGACTTATTCTACAACTGCAGGATCAAATACTACAATGCCGCCAGGGAGCTATGCGAGCACTTTGCAAAGGATCTTCTTGAGCGACTACCACCAATGTGGGACAACACACCATATAGGGCTTGGCTCGAGGACGTTGTTGAGAATGGACGCCCTGCTCCAGTGGAATTCGTAGTGGAGGATATTCCTCAATATTTAACTCGTCGAACCCGGCGGCAAACACATATAAGTCGCTTGTCCAGCGCTCTCGGGCCTACCCCTAGTGTTGAAGCCGAGTCAAAGGATGAAGTCCGGGCTGGAAAGCAACCTCGGGTAGGCCGTCCATCCGGCAAGGTGGCCACCCTGCGTGTGGCAGGCTCCAAGCGACTCGCATCCGATATGATTGATGAAGACGAACTGCCGCCCCGGCGCGGACGAAAAGCCCTAAAAAGAACAGTCAgggtggaggaagacgaggacaGTGACGCAAACAGCGTCATCATTGATATGACTGACAACACGGGCGTCATACCGAAAGACGCAGTCCGAATAGTAGTCCAGGCTGAGCGCCTCCCGACCATGTCACCGGCCGGTCCTAACGGGACCTGGACGTGCGATCAGGAAGGGTGCAACTACGTGGTCCGGTCGGCGGACGAGCCCGAGGGCCAGGATCTCATCTCGAAGCACTTCAAGGACCACGAGGAGCAGGCGCAGAAGATCAACTTGGCCATGGAGGAAAGTAAGGCCGGACATTTGCCTATCAA TCATCTCCTCGATAAAATCCAGGCGATGGGAAAGAATGCCCTGGCTAAGAAACGGGGTTCGCTGAACGGGGAACCGCTGCCACTCCCGATCAAACGTCGGTTGTTGATTTAA
- a CDS encoding 66S preribosome component MAK16: MSDEIVWQIINQQFCAFKLKTTKGNNFCRNEYNVSGFCNRQSCPLANSRYATVRTSPKGTIYLYIKTIERAHMPSKWWEKIKLSQNYAEALQQIEDRLQYFPKFLLHKCKQRLTRLVQVATRMRKLAAEEDRLGEKLVPKMAPKVKHREEARERKALIAAKLERTIERELLERLRQGMYGDQPLNCSESVWKKVLQGLEKEGEGTRDKDLDEGIEDEDEEDEEEEELEEEIEDGNVEYVSDFEETDDELNDIEDWLGSDDEDDAEDDDDEDDDDDDEGDSEEDTKKKTKAGDKRKRGKVTKMKARKKKEIEVEHETDREKLLAF; the protein is encoded by the exons ATGTCTGACGAAATCGTCTGGCAGATCATCAACC AGCAGTTCTGTGCTTTCAAACTCAAGACAACCAAGGGCAACAACTTTTGCAGAAATGAGTACAACGTCAGCGGCTTCTGCAACAGGCAGAGCTGCCCCCTAGCCAACAGCCGTTATGCGACCGTCAGAACCTCGCCCAAGGGCACAATATACCTTTACATCAAGACC ATTGAGAGAGCCCACATGCCCTCCAAATGGTGGGAAAAGATCAAGTTGTCGCAAAACTACGCCGAAGCCCTCCAGCAAATAGAGGATCGCCTTCAATACTTCCCCAaattcctcctccacaaGTGCAAGCAGCGCCTCACCCGTCTCGTACAAGTCGCGACCCGCATGCGCAAACTCGCCGCCGAGGAAGACCGTCTCGGCGAGAAGCTGGTGCCCAAGATGGCGCCCAAGGTCAAGCACCGCGAAGAGGCCAGAGAGCGCAAGGCCCTCATTGCCGCCAAGCTGGAGAGGACGATCGAGAGAGAGCTGCTGGAACGTCTCAGGCAAGGAATGTACGGCGACCAGCCCCTCAACTGCTCCGAGTCTGTCTGGAAGAAGGTGCTGCAGGGTCTTgagaaggagggtgagggtACCCGCGACAAGGATCTGGATGAGGGcatcgaggacgaggatgaggaggacgaggaggaggaagagctcgaggaggagatcgagGACGGCAATGTCGAGTACGTGTCCGACTTCGAAGAGACCGACGACGAGCTCAATGATATCGAGGATTGGCTCGGcagcgatgacgaggacgatgcggaggacgacgatgacgaggatgatgatgacgacgatgagggcgacagcgaggaggataccaagaagaagacaaaggCTGGcgacaagaggaagagaggaaaggtCACCAAGATGAAGGCacggaaaaagaaggagatcgAGGTGGAGCACGAGACGGACAGGGAGAAGTTGCTTGCTTTCTAA
- a CDS encoding Ser/Thr protein phosphatase: MKSSPSDRPPTRRTRIVCISDTHNCTIKLPKGDVLIHAGDLTNQGSLSELTKAIQWLEKADFEAKVVIAGNHDKALNPAPSSESSQHQALSPESCHFHNQSLPNPKECLSLFATHGPSITYLRHESAEIKLTQPKGPRTKFKVFGSPGTPGLGEKWAFGYERDVNDPNRARYPHQENGGGRAVATEMKSGSQSNPEKETGRSDPQSHFSPISNSISAKEIWSSIPPDTDIIVTHTPPYGHCDLGVVRGSDGSDDGGSPSKTGVTGGEEAETRTETDRHLGCQSLLQRLSVVRPRLHVCGHVHRARGAERVRWSPVSSPSASVSMGMEDDGEIGWIESTTEKWTDPSPDPKSGKISLVDLTGRGRGEGSGKLDWVDVDTVIGKSTGGREGRKETCVVNCAILASNYPHVGGKRFHKPVVVDLELPVCEESQDC, translated from the exons ATGAAAAGCTCCCCATCCGACCGACCTCCAACCAGACGAACGAGAATAGTTTGCATCAGCGACACCCACAATTGCACAATTAAACTACCCAAGGGTGACGTTCTTATCCATGCAGGTGACTTGACAAATCAAGGGAGTCTTTCAGAG CTCACCAAAGCAATTCAATGGCTAGAAAAAGCCGACTTTGAAGCCAAGGTCGTCATTGCCG GAAACCACGACAAGGCCCTGAACCCGGCTCCATCTTCCGAGTCTTCCCAGCACCAAGCTCTCTCTCCAGAATCCTGCCACTTCCACAACCAATCCCTGCCCAATCCAAAAGAGTGCCTATCTCTTTTTGCGACTCACGGCCCATCGATAACCTATCTCCGCCATGAGTCCGCTGAGATCAAGCTCACGCAACCAAAGGGGCCGAGGACAAAGTTCAAAGTATTTGGAAGCCCTGGGACTCCTGGACTTGGAGAGAAGTGGGCGTTTGGATATGAAAGGGATGTGAACGATCCGAATCGTGCGAGATATCCACACCAAGAAAATGGAGGCGGCAGGGCAGTCGCCACGGAGATGAAGTCTGGTAGTCAATCCAACCCTGAAAAAGAAACCGGCAGATCTGACCCACAATCACACTTCTCGCCCATTTCGAATTCCATCTCTGCCAAAGAAATTTGGTCCTCCATCCCTCCAGATACGGACATCATCGTGACACATACGCCTCCTTACGGACACTGCGACCTTGGTGTCGTCCGCGGGTCAGACGGGTCAGACGACGGCGGCTCGCCCTCAAAAACTGGAGTGActggaggggaagaagcagaaacaAGAACAGAGACAGACCGGCATCTGGGCTGCCAGTCCCTCCTCCAACGCTTATCAGTCGTTCGACCAAGACTGCACGTCTGTGGGCATGTACATCGCGCGAGGGGGGCTGAAAGGGTTCGGTGGTCACCAGTCTCGTCTCCTTCCGCCTCTGTTTCAATGGGAatggaagatgatggtgaaATAGGATGGATAGAGTCCACAACAGAGAAATGGACGGATCCAAGCCCGGATCCAAAGTCAGGGAAGATCAGTTTGGTTGACCTGACGGGTCGCGGTCGTGGGGAGGGAAGCGGGAAATTAGACTGGGTTGACGTTGACACCGTGATTGGTAAGTCaacaggaggaagagaaggacgaAAGGAAACGTGTGTGGTTAAC